One region of Pongo pygmaeus isolate AG05252 chromosome 21, NHGRI_mPonPyg2-v2.0_pri, whole genome shotgun sequence genomic DNA includes:
- the MGME1 gene encoding mitochondrial genome maintenance exonuclease 1 isoform X1 yields MKMKLLQTICRQLRSSKEFSVESAALVAFSTSSYSCGRKKKVNPYEEVDQEKYSNLVQSVLSSRGVAHTPGSVEEDALLCGPVSKHKPPNQGEDRRVPQNWFPIFNPERSDKPNASDPSVPLKIPLQRNVIPSVTRVLQQTMTKQQVFWLERWKQRMILELGEDGFKEYTSSFHVCDHVYVKNLARDVFLQGKRFHEALESILSPQETLKERDENLLKSGYIESVQHILKDVSGVRALESAVQHETLNYIGLLDCVAEYQGKLCVIDWKTSEKPKPFIQSTFDNPLQVVAYMGAMNHDTNYSFQVQCGLIVVAYKDGSPAHPHFMDAELCSQYWAKWLLRLEEYTEKKKNQNIQKPE; encoded by the exons ATGAAGATGAAGTTACTTCAGACCATTTGCAggcagctcaggagttcaaaggaGTTTTCTGTGGAATCAGCTGCCCTTGTGgctttctctacttcctcttaCTCATGTGGCCGGAAGAAAAAAGTGAACCCATATGAAGAAGTGGACCAAGAAAAATACTCTAATTTAGTTCAGTCTGTCTTGTCATCCAGAGGCGTCGCCCACACCCCGGGATCGGTGGAGGAAGATGCTTTGCTCTGTGGACCTGTGAGCAAGCATAAGCCGCCAAACCAAGGTGAGGACAGACGAGTGCCACAAAACTGGTTTCCTATCTTCAATCCAGAGAGAAGTGATAAACCAAATGCAAGTGATCCTTCAGTTCCTTTGAAAATCCCCTTGCAAAGGAATGTGATACCAAGTGTGACCCGAGTCCTTCAGCAGACCATGACAAAACAACAGGTTTTCTGGTTGGAGAGGTGGAAACAGCGGATGATTCTGGAACTGGGAGAAGATGGCTTTAAAGAATATACTTCAA GTTTTCATGTTTGTGATCATGTGTATGTGAAGAACCTAGCCAGGG ACGTCTTTTTACAAGGGAAACGGTTCCACGAAGCCTTGGAAAGCATACTTTCTCCCCAGGAAACCTtaaaagagagagatgaaaatCTCCTCAAGTCTGGTTACATCGAAAGTGTCCAGCATATTCTGAAAGATGTCAGTGGAGTGCGAGCTCTTGAAAGTGCTGTTCAACATGAAACCTTAAACTATATAGGTCTGCTGGACTGTGTGGCTGAGTATCA GGGCAAGCTGTGTGTGATTGATTGGAAGACATCAGAGAAACCAAAGCCTTTTATTCAAAGTACATTTGACAACCCACTGCAAGTTGTGGCATACATGGGTGCCATGAACCATGACACCAACTACAGCTTTCAG GTTCAATGTGGCTTAATTGTGGTGGCCTACAAAGATGGATCACCTGCCCACCCACATTTCATGGATGCGGAGCTCTGTTCCCAGTACTGGGCCAAGTGGCTTCTTCGACTAGAAGAATATacggaaaagaaaaagaaccagaaTATTCAGAAACCAGAATAG
- the MGME1 gene encoding mitochondrial genome maintenance exonuclease 1 isoform X3, whose protein sequence is MKMKLLQTICRQLRSSKEFSVESAALVAFSTSSYSCGRKKKVNPYEEVDQEKYSNLVQSVLSSRGVAHTPGSVEEDALLCGPVSKHKPPNQDVFLQGKRFHEALESILSPQETLKERDENLLKSGYIESVQHILKDVSGVRALESAVQHETLNYIGLLDCVAEYQGKLCVIDWKTSEKPKPFIQSTFDNPLQVVAYMGAMNHDTNYSFQVQCGLIVVAYKDGSPAHPHFMDAELCSQYWAKWLLRLEEYTEKKKNQNIQKPE, encoded by the exons ATGAAGATGAAGTTACTTCAGACCATTTGCAggcagctcaggagttcaaaggaGTTTTCTGTGGAATCAGCTGCCCTTGTGgctttctctacttcctcttaCTCATGTGGCCGGAAGAAAAAAGTGAACCCATATGAAGAAGTGGACCAAGAAAAATACTCTAATTTAGTTCAGTCTGTCTTGTCATCCAGAGGCGTCGCCCACACCCCGGGATCGGTGGAGGAAGATGCTTTGCTCTGTGGACCTGTGAGCAAGCATAAGCCGCCAAACCAAG ACGTCTTTTTACAAGGGAAACGGTTCCACGAAGCCTTGGAAAGCATACTTTCTCCCCAGGAAACCTtaaaagagagagatgaaaatCTCCTCAAGTCTGGTTACATCGAAAGTGTCCAGCATATTCTGAAAGATGTCAGTGGAGTGCGAGCTCTTGAAAGTGCTGTTCAACATGAAACCTTAAACTATATAGGTCTGCTGGACTGTGTGGCTGAGTATCA GGGCAAGCTGTGTGTGATTGATTGGAAGACATCAGAGAAACCAAAGCCTTTTATTCAAAGTACATTTGACAACCCACTGCAAGTTGTGGCATACATGGGTGCCATGAACCATGACACCAACTACAGCTTTCAG GTTCAATGTGGCTTAATTGTGGTGGCCTACAAAGATGGATCACCTGCCCACCCACATTTCATGGATGCGGAGCTCTGTTCCCAGTACTGGGCCAAGTGGCTTCTTCGACTAGAAGAATATacggaaaagaaaaagaaccagaaTATTCAGAAACCAGAATAG
- the MGME1 gene encoding mitochondrial genome maintenance exonuclease 1 isoform X2, which yields MKMKLLQTICRQLRSSKEFSVESAALVAFSTSSYSCGRKKKVNPYEEVDQEKYSNLVQSVLSSRGVAHTPGSVEEDALLCGPVSKHKPPNQGEDRRVPQNWFPIFNPERSDKPNASDPSVPLKIPLQRNVIPSVTRVLQQTMTKQQVFWLERWKQRMILELGEDGFKEYTSNVFLQGKRFHEALESILSPQETLKERDENLLKSGYIESVQHILKDVSGVRALESAVQHETLNYIGLLDCVAEYQGKLCVIDWKTSEKPKPFIQSTFDNPLQVVAYMGAMNHDTNYSFQVQCGLIVVAYKDGSPAHPHFMDAELCSQYWAKWLLRLEEYTEKKKNQNIQKPE from the exons ATGAAGATGAAGTTACTTCAGACCATTTGCAggcagctcaggagttcaaaggaGTTTTCTGTGGAATCAGCTGCCCTTGTGgctttctctacttcctcttaCTCATGTGGCCGGAAGAAAAAAGTGAACCCATATGAAGAAGTGGACCAAGAAAAATACTCTAATTTAGTTCAGTCTGTCTTGTCATCCAGAGGCGTCGCCCACACCCCGGGATCGGTGGAGGAAGATGCTTTGCTCTGTGGACCTGTGAGCAAGCATAAGCCGCCAAACCAAGGTGAGGACAGACGAGTGCCACAAAACTGGTTTCCTATCTTCAATCCAGAGAGAAGTGATAAACCAAATGCAAGTGATCCTTCAGTTCCTTTGAAAATCCCCTTGCAAAGGAATGTGATACCAAGTGTGACCCGAGTCCTTCAGCAGACCATGACAAAACAACAGGTTTTCTGGTTGGAGAGGTGGAAACAGCGGATGATTCTGGAACTGGGAGAAGATGGCTTTAAAGAATATACTTCAA ACGTCTTTTTACAAGGGAAACGGTTCCACGAAGCCTTGGAAAGCATACTTTCTCCCCAGGAAACCTtaaaagagagagatgaaaatCTCCTCAAGTCTGGTTACATCGAAAGTGTCCAGCATATTCTGAAAGATGTCAGTGGAGTGCGAGCTCTTGAAAGTGCTGTTCAACATGAAACCTTAAACTATATAGGTCTGCTGGACTGTGTGGCTGAGTATCA GGGCAAGCTGTGTGTGATTGATTGGAAGACATCAGAGAAACCAAAGCCTTTTATTCAAAGTACATTTGACAACCCACTGCAAGTTGTGGCATACATGGGTGCCATGAACCATGACACCAACTACAGCTTTCAG GTTCAATGTGGCTTAATTGTGGTGGCCTACAAAGATGGATCACCTGCCCACCCACATTTCATGGATGCGGAGCTCTGTTCCCAGTACTGGGCCAAGTGGCTTCTTCGACTAGAAGAATATacggaaaagaaaaagaaccagaaTATTCAGAAACCAGAATAG